A window from Pongo abelii isolate AG06213 chromosome 6, NHGRI_mPonAbe1-v2.0_pri, whole genome shotgun sequence encodes these proteins:
- the PURB gene encoding transcriptional activator protein Pur-beta — MADGDSGSERGGGGGPGGFQPASRGGGEQETQELASKRLDIQNKRFYLDVKQNAKGRFLKIAEVGAGGSKSRLTLSMAVAAEFRDSLGDFIEHYAQLGPSSPEQLAAGAEEGGGPRRALKSEFLVRENRKYYLDLKENQRGRFLRIRQTVNRGGGGFGAGPGPGGLQSGQTIALPAQGLIEFRDALAKLIDDYGGEDDELAGGPGGGAGGPGGGLYGELPEGTSITVDSKRFFFDVGCNKYGVFLRVSEVKPSYRNAITVPFKAWGKFGGAFCRYADEMKEIQERQRDKLYERRGGGSGGGEESEGEEVDED, encoded by the coding sequence ATGGCGGACGGCGACAGCGGCAGCgagcgcggcggcggcggtgggCCGGGCGGGTTCCAGCCCGCGTCCCGCGGCGGCGGCGAGCAGGAGACGCAGGAGCTGGCCTCGAAGCGGCTGGACATCCAGAACAAGCGGTTCTACTTAGATGTAAAGCAGAACGCCAAGGGCCGCTTCCTCAAGATCGCCGAGGTGGGCGCGGGCGGTTCCAAGAGCCGCCTCACGCTGTCCATGGCGGTGGCCGCCGAGTTCCGCGACTCGCTGGGCGACTTCATAGAACACTACGCGCAGCTGGGCCCTAGCAGCCCCGAGCAGCTGGCTGCGGGCGCCGAGGAGGGCGGCGGGCCGCGGCGCGCGCTCAAGAGCGAATTCCTGGTGCGTGAGAACCGCAAGTACTACCTGGACCTCAAGGAGAACCAGCGTGGCCGCTTCCTGCGCATCCGCCAAACGGTCAACCGCGGCGGTGGCGGCTTCGGCGCGGGCCCCGGGCCCGGCGGCTTGCAGAGCGGCCAGACCATCGCGCTGCCTGCGCAGGGCCTCATCGAGTTCCGCGACGCGCTGGCGAAGCTCATAGACGACTACGGAGGCGAGGACGACGAGCTGGCAGGCGGCCCGGGAGGCGGCGCCGGGGGCCCAGGGGGCGGCCTGTATGGAGAGCTCCCGGAGGGCACCTCCATCACCGTGGACTCCAAGCGCTTCTTCTTCGATGTGGGCTGCAACAAATACGGGGTGTTTCTGCGAGTGAGCGAGGTGAAGCCGTCCTACCGCAATGCCATCACCGTGCCCTTCAAAGCCTGGGGCAAGTTCGGAGGTGCCTTTTGCCGGTATGCGGATGAGATGAAAGAAATCCAGGAACGACAGAGGGATAAGCTTTATGAGCGACGTGGTGGGGGCAGCGGCGGCGGCGAAGAGTCAGAGGGTGAGGAGGTGGATGAGGATTGA